The sequence below is a genomic window from Kitasatospora kifunensis.
TGTAGATGTCGTTGGTGATGACCGCGGGCCGCCGGCCCCGGGCGATCAGCACCGGGACCAGGGCCTCGATCAGCGCCGTCTTACCGGAGCCGACCGGTCCCGCTATGCCCACCCGCAGCACCTCGGCTGTCATGTTCTGCCTTCTCTCCTGCTCGATAACTCAGTGAGGGCGTTCGATCGAGCAACACCTTGAACACCACCTCTCGAACACCACCTCTCGAACACCACCTCGAAAAGTGAGGCCTCAGCTGGCGAACAGCCGCTCCTCGGCCCGCTCGTGGCGAGCCGACATGACGTCGGCCAGGGGGCTGAAGCCACCGAGGTCGGCCAACTCCCGCCGCAGGGCGAGGGCCGTGACCTCCGCGATCACCGGCGCCGTCGCGCGCAGCGTCAACTGCGCCCGCCGGTGGTCGGTCAGCCGTAGCCGCAGCGCCGCCCCCGTGAAGCCGACGGCGAAGGCGAACAGGTCGCTCGCCACCGCCTGTTCGGTTGCCACGCCGCCCGCCGCGTAGGCGACGCCGGCGGCCACCGGCTGGCAGCCGGGTGAGGTCCTTGCCGTCACCAACTCGGCATAGCGGTCCAGCATGGGGCTCCCCAGGGCGAGTTGGGCGGTGTCCAACAGCTGGCGCCCGGTGCGCAGACAGGCCTGCCGCAGCTCGCGGTTGAGCTTGCTCGCGTGCAGCCGCTGGTCGATCGCGACCACGGCCTCGAAGTCCCCGGCGGTGGCGGCCCGGTGGGCCAGCGCCAGCGCGGTGGCATCGGCCGGTCCCACCGAGTGCCGCAGCAGGTCGGCCAGCAGCTCCGGCATGCTCTGCTGGTCCACCTGCTTGGCCTGCAGATAGCCCTCCAGACCCTGCGAGAGGGTGTAACGGCCGCTGGGGAAGGCCGAGTCGGTCAGCTGCAGGCCGACCAGCAGGGCCTCCAGCGCGCCCGGCCCGGTCGCGCTGCTCGGGCCAGTCGCGCTGCTCGGCGCGGTCGCGGCGCTCACGCGAGGTAGAAGAGGTGGTTGAGCGGCAGGGTCTCGGCCGGTGCGATGGTGGCCGGCACCCCGTCCAGGGTGACCTGGTAGGTGTCGGGATCCACCTCGATCCTCGGCGTGGCGCTGTTGCGCACCATGTGCTGCTTGCCGACCGTGCGACAGTGCCGAACCGGCAACACCCGGCTCTGCAAGCCGAGTTCGGCCGGAACGCCGAGATCGACCGCCGCCTGCGACATGAAGGAGACCCGGGTCGCCTGCCGGGCCCGCCCGTACGCGCCGTACATCGGGCGGTAGTAGATCGGCTGGGTGGTGGGCAGCGAGGCGTTCGGATCGCCCATCAGTGCCCAGTTGATCAGGCCGCCCTTGATCACCAACTTGGGCTTGGCAGCGAAGGAGTTGATCGGCCAGAGCACGATGTCGGCCAGCTTGCCGGGCTCCAGGGAGCCGATGTGGTCGGCGGTTCCGGAGGCGATGGCCGGGTTGATGGTCAGCTTGGCCAGGTAGCGCAGCACCCGGGCGTTGTCGTTGCGCTCGCTGTCCTCGGCCAGTTTGCCGCGCTGGTCCTTGCAGTGATGCGCGGTCTGGAACGCCCGGGCGAAGGACTCGCCGATCCGGCCCATCGCCTGCGAGTCCGAGGAGAAGATGGAGATCACGCCTTCGTCGTGCAGCACCGTCTCGGCGGCCACCGTCTCGCCGCGCACCCGCGAGTCGGCGAAGGAGACGTCCTCGGGGATGTGGTGGCTCAGGTGGTGGCAGACCATCACCATGTCGAGCAGCTCGTCGATCGAGTTGACGGTGTAGGGCAGCGTCGGATTGGTGGACGAGGGAAGGACGTTGGGCTCGCCGGCGATCCGCATGATGTCCGGGGCGTGGCCGCCGCCGGCACCCTCGGTGTGGAAGGTGTGGATGGTACGGCCGTCGATCGCCGACAGGGTGTCCTCGAAGAAGCCGGACTCGTTGAGGGTGTCGGTGTGGATCGCCACCTGCACGTCGTACTCGTCGGCCACGGTGAGCGCGGTGTCGATCGCGGCGGGCGTGGCACCCCAGTCCTCGTGCACCTTCAACCCGCAGACACCCGCCTCGACCTGCTCGCGCAGCGCCTGGGGAAGCGAACCGTTGCCCTTGCCCAGCAGGCCGACGTTGACCGGCAGGTCCTCCACCGCCTGGTACATCCGGTGGATGTTCCACGGACCAGGCGTGCAGGTGCTCCCGTTGCTGCCGTCCGAGGGGCCGGTGCCGCCGCCGATCAGCGTGGTGATGCCGTTGCTCAGTGCCTCCTGCACCTGCTGCGGGGCGATGAAGTGGATGTGGGTGTCGATGCCGCCGGCGGTGGCGATCAGGTGTTCGCCCGAGATCACCTCGGTGCCGGGCCCGATCACCAGCTTGGGGTGCACGCCGCTCTGCAGCCGGGGATTGCCCGCCTTGCCGACGGCGGCGATGAAGCCGTCCTTGACCCCGAGGTCGCCCTTGACGACGCCGAGCACCGGGTCCAGCACCACCACGTTGGTGATCACCAGGTCGAGCGCGCCCTGCAGGCTGGTGGCTGCCGGGTCCTGCGCCATGCCGTCCCGAATGCCCTTGCCGCCGCCGTAGACGGCCTCGTCACCGTAGTGGCCCTGGTTGAAGTCCTGCTCGACCTCGACCACCAGGTTGGTGTCGGCCAGGTGGAAGCGGTCGCCGACGGTGGGGCCGAAGAGATCGGTGTACTGCTTGCGGGGGATCAGCGCCATCAGGACTTGCTCCCGGTCTGCTCGGCGAGGTCGATCTCGCGGCCGCCGAACTCGCAGCCGCCGAACTCGCGGCCGCCGAACTCGTTGACGTCGGCCTCACGCCTGGCGCCCAGGAAGCCGCGCGTCACGGCACGCTCCAGTGCCCTGGCCCGGGTGTCGGCCGAGCCGAGGCCGCCGTTGACCAGCGCGCTGAAGCCGACCACGCGTCGGTGGCCCGCGTAGGCGGTCAGCTCCACCTCGCGGGTGTCGCCGGGCTCGAAGCGCACGGCGGTGCCGGCCGGCAGGTCCAGGTGCATGCCGTAGGCCTGGTTGCGGTCGAACTCCAGCGCGCGGTTCGCCTCGAAGAAGTGGTAGTGGGAGCCGACCTGGACGGCGCGGTCGCCGGTGTTGCTGACCGTTAGCCGGGCCTTCGGGCGGCCGGCGTTGAGCTCGACCGGGTCGTCTCCGTACAGGTACCGGGCACTGCCTGACATCGGGTCATCTCTCTTCGGGCGTGGGGGAGGGGCTCAACGCTGACCGGAGGGGCCCAGCGCTGACCACAGGGGCGCAGTGCTGACCGGAGGGCTCAGCGCTGATCAATGGTGGTGCGCTGGCTGGGAGTTGTCGGAGGTGTGAGAGTGCGGGAAGCCGTGGCCGTGCTCGGCCACGAGCCCGGCGGCGATGCCGTCGACGCCGTGGTGCAGCCGCTGCACCGCAGCGGCCACCCGAGCCCGGAGCACGCCCGCGACAGCGTGCCCACTGAGCAGCGGCCCGCCGTCCTCGGCGCCGGGCACCAGGAGCGCGGCCCCGAAGGCGGCGGGTAGCAGGACCACCCGCCGCGCACCGAGCAGGCGGCAGCGTTCGACGCCCTCGGCGATGCTCGGATCGCCGCTTTCGAAGGCGACCTCCACCCAGCGGTGGGTGCGGTACTGGCGCACCAGGCGGGCGATCCGGAACAGCTCCGCGTCCTCGAACGGACCGGCCGCCGGGGCGGTGAGCAGCACCGCGGCGGGTTCGGCGGGGCGGGCCGTCCCCTCGTCCGTCGGTGCGAGCGCCCGCCCGGTGCCACCGCGCAGCCAGCCGATCAGGTGCTCGGGGCCGCCGAACGGATCGGTGAGCGCGAGCCGACCGCTGTTCGCGGGGGCGGACAGCCAGCGCAGCGTACGGGCCGTGTCGGCGATCAGCCGAGGGTTGCGGCCCAGGGTCATCGGGATCACGCAGACCGGGCGGTCGGACTCCGCCAGGGCCGTGGCGACCGCGCTTACCAGTTCCCGTCCGGGACCGACCGCGCGCCAGCCGGGCTTGCCCTCGACCAGCGGCCGCAGCCGCTCGGCGCCGCCGCTCTCGTGCCCGCCGACCAGCACCGGCGTGGCGGTGGCCACGGCCACCGCGTCGTCGAGCGCCGTTCCTCCAGGTCTCGGCACGGCTCAGGCCCCGACCGGGTCGTGGCAGGAGACGAGCTTGGTGCCGTCCACGAAAGCCGCCTCGATCTGCAGCAGTGGCAGCATCTCCCGCACCCCGGGCATGACCTCGTCGACGGTGACGATCTTCTTCCCGATCTCCATGCACTCGGCCACCGTGCGGCCGTCCCGGGCCGACTCCAGGATCGCCTCGCTGATCAGGGCCACGGCCTCGCTGTAGTTCAGCTTGACGCCGCGGTCACGGCGCCGACGCGCCAGCTCGGCCACCACATAGACGTAGAGCTTGTCGATCTCCCGCGGTGCGAGGTTCAACGGAGCACTCCTTTTCGGATGCGGGGACGGAGGTGGGCATGGGGGTGCCCACGGGCAGGGTCGTCCCCGACGGATCGGGGCGGGCGCGTCCTGGGGCGGTCCTGGGGCCGGCGGCTGCCGTGGGAACGGGCGTGGCCGCTGTACGGTCGAAGCCGATGGATTCCGCATTGTGGAATCAAAGTTCCGGATGGGAGAAACGTAGATCGGTCGACCAGTGCCGTCAACATCCTGTTGAGAGGCTTGGCCATCTTTTGAGAGGTTTGGCCATCTCTTTAGCTGCGGCGAGCCGCCACCCACGGCCCTTCGCCCGGTCGCGAACGCCATTGCGAAGCTCGCCTCGATGAACGAAAAACGGACACGAGATGACAACGATCGGACGATTTGAGCTTCATCTGAGGCTTACGCCCGATTTCGTCGCCTAACTTTGGCCAGATTGCCCGGCCCAGGCCCCGCCGTCCGCAGACCCTGCAACCCGCAGCTCCTGCGGCCCGCGGAACCCGCGACGCGCGGCCCCTGCACCCGCAGACCCGCCGCGACCCGTGGACCCTGAGCCACCAGCACAGGGCCCAACCCGGGGCGCCTGGGGACAAGACGGAGGACGATACGTTGAGCGCGCCCGAGTCGGGGACTGCGTCCCAGCATTACCGCCGCACGCTCGGCACGATCAGCCTGACGGCCGTCGGCCTCGGCTCGATCATCGGCTCCGGCTGGCTGTTCGGCGCCGAGCGCGCGGCCCGCCTGGCCGGGCCGGCCGCGATCATCGCCTGGGTGATCGGCGCCGCGGTCGCCCTCACCATCGCCCTGACCTACACCGAGCTGGGCTCGATGTTCCCCAAGGCCGGCGGCATGGTCCGGTACGGCCAGTACTCGCACGGCTCGCTGACCGGCTACCTCGCCGCCTGGGCCAACTGGATCGCCATCGTCTCGGTGATCCCGGGCGAGGCCACCGCCTCCGTGCAGTACATGAGCTCCTGGCACTTCAGCTGGGCGCACCATCTGTACAACGGCAAGGAACTCACCGGCACCGGTGTGGCCTTGGCGAGCGTGTTGTTGATCGGGTACTTCCTGCTCAACTGGTTCGCGATCACGCTCTTCGCCAAGACCAACACCGCGATCACCGTCTTCAAGGTGGTCGTGCCGACGCTGACCGCGGGCAGCCTGCTGCTGGCGCACTTCGACACCCACAACCTCCAGGACCACGGGGGCTTCACCCCGAACGGCTGGAGCTCGGTGTTCACCGCGGTCGCGCTCTCCGGCATCGTCTGGGCCTACAACGGCTTCCAGTCCCCGCTGAACCTGGCCGGTGAGGCCCGCAACCCGGGCAAGTCGCTGCCCAAGGCGGTGATCAGCTCGATCCTGATCGCGCTGGTGATCTACATCGCGCTGCAGATCGCCTTCCTGCTCGCGGTGCCCTCCCACGACCTGGCCAACGGCTGGGGCGGTCTGAACTACGACTCGCCGTTGGCGAACCTGTCGATGGCCTGGGGCCTGAACTGGCTGGCCATGCTGCTCTACGCGGACGCCTTCATCTCGCCCACCGGCACCGGCATGATCTACGCCGCCACCACCTCGCGGATGATCCAGGGCGTGCAGGAGAACGGGCAGCTGCCCTCGATCTTCGGCCGGGTCGACCCCAAGACCGGCATCCCGCGCCCGGCGCTGCTGCTCAACCTCTTCATCGCCTTCCTCTTCCTCGCGGTCTTCCGCGGCTGGGGCTCGCTGGCCGAGATCGTCTCGGTCGCGACGGTGATCTCCTACATCACCGGCCCGGTGGCCGTGATGGCGCTGCGCCGACTGGCCCCGGACCTGAAGCGCCCGGTCAAGCTGCGGCTGATGCCGGTGATCGCCCCGGTCGCCATGGTCTTCGGCTCGCTGGTGCTCTACTGGGCCCGCTGGCCGCTGACCGGCAAGGTCATCTTCCTGATGGCCGCCGGCCTGCCGATCTGGGCCTGGTACGAGCTGCGCAAGCCGTGGGCCGAGATCAAGCCGCACCTGAAGGCCGGCGTCTGGGTGATCGGCTACCTGCTGGTGATGGCCGCCGTCTCGTGGGCCGGGTCCAAGGACTACGGCGGCCACGGCTACCTGCCCGAGGGCTGGGACCTGCTGGTGGTCGCGCTGATCGCGCTGGCCTTCTACACCTGGGGCGTGCGCAGCGCCTGGGCGAACCCGTCGCTGGCGCAGGTGCGCCAGGAGCTGGAGGACGCCGCCGAGGCGGACCGCGCGGCGACGGCCGACGGCCGGCCGGGCACCGACGAGACCGCGGCGGCGAGCTCCTGACGCGGCACCGCCCACGTGTGACCAACGCCGAAGGCCGGCTGACGGAATCCCGTCAGCCGGCCTTCGGCGTACCCGGCCCCGACCCGAGCGCGGTGTCGAAATGCATCGATGGAAATAGTTTCAGCATCTTGCTGAAACATCTTGCGAACAGTACGGTCCTCGCTAGTCGCCGCACGCGCGCACGTACACACGCACCGCAAGCACCGCCGATGCCGCTCAAGGGAGAGCCCGCGTGGCCAGAAGAGCCAGATTCCGCAGCCTGATAGCCTCGGTCGCCCTACTCGCGCCCGCGCTCGTCGCGGCGGCGCCGGCCACCGCGCCGGCCGCGACGCCGGCTGCCGCCCCCTCGGACGCGTCCCTCGCCGCCACTCCCGACCGGCACGATCTGACGCGCGAGCAGTACTACTTCGTCCTGCCGGACCGCTTCGCCAACGGCGACCCGTCCAATGACACCGGCGGGATCACCGGCAGCCGGATGGACAACGGTCTCGACCCCACCGACAAGGGCTTCTACCACGGCGGCGACCTCAAGGGCCTGCTCGGCAAGCTCGACTACATCAAGAAGCTGGGCACCACCGCGATCTGGATGGCGCCGATCTTCAAGAACAAGCCGGTGCAGGGTACCGGCGCGGACGCCTCGGCCGGCTACCACGGCTACTGGATCACCGACTTCACCCAGGTCGACCCGCACTTCGGCACCAACGCCGAGCTCAAGGAGCTGATCGACAAGGCCCACGCGATGGGCATGAAGGTCTTCTTCGACGTCATCACCAACCACACCGCCGACGTCATCGACTACGCGCAGAAGACCTACGACTACCGCTCCACCGGCGCCTATCCGACCCTGGACGCCACCGGGCGGCCGGTCGCCACCACCGCCATCGCCAATGCGAACGCGGCCAACGGCACCTCGAACTACCCCAAGCTGACGACGGGTTCGTTCCCCTACACGCCGGTCTTCGACTCGCCCGCCGACGCCACCGCGAAATCCCCGAGCTGGCTCAACGACCCCACGCTCTACCACAACCGGGGCAACTCCACCTTCACCGGCGAGTCCGGCACCGAGGGCGACTTCGGCGGCCTGGACGACCTCGACACCCAGGACCCGCGCGTGGTCCAGGGTTTCGAGAAGGTCTACGAGGACTGGGTCAAGAACACCGGCGTCGACGGCTTCCGGATCGACACCGTCAAGAACGTCAACATGGCCTTCTGGCAGCAGTGGGCGCCGGCGCTCAAGAAGTACGCCGCCGACCACGGCAACAAGAGGTTCTTCATGTTCGGCGAGGTGTACGACAGCGACACCTCCACCACCTCGTCCTACGTCACCCAGGGCAAGCTGCAGGCCACCCTCGACTTCCCGTTCCAGTCGGCGGCCCAGAGCTACGTGGCGAACGGCGGGTCCGCGCAAGCGCTCTCCTCGCTCTACGCCGACGACTACAAGTACACCAGCGCCGACACCAATGCCTATGAGCTGCCGACCTTCCTCGGCAACCACGACATGGGCCGGATCGGCTACTTCCTGCAGTCCGCCAACCCGAACGACAGCAACGCCCAGCTGCTGCAGAAGGACCAGCTCGCCCAGCAGTTGCAGTTCCTGACCCGAGGCCAACCCGTCGTCTACTACGGCGACGAGCAGGGCTTCACCGGCACCGGCGGCGACAAGTCGGCGCGGCAGGACATGTTCGCCTCCAAGGTCGGGGAGTACAACACCGACACCGTCATTGGCGGCACCTCCGGCTCGGCCGACCGCTACGGCACCGACGCCCCGCTCTACACGACCATCTCCGCCCTCGCCCAACTGCGCAAGGCCAACCCGGCGCTTACAGACGGCGCGCAGATCGAGCGCTACGCGGCGAACGGCCCCGGCGTGTACGCCTTCTCCCGGATCGACGAGAAGCAGCAGGTCGAGTACCTGGTCGCGGTGAACAACGCGACCACCGCGCAGAGCGTCAGCGTCCCCACCTACTCGGCCCAGATGGCCTTCAGCCCGATCTACGGCGGCGGGGCCAACTCCCTGACCACCGGCGCCGACAGCAAGCTGGCGATCACCGTCCCCGCGCAGTCCGCCGTCGTGTACAAGGCCGCCGCCAAGCTCGCCAAGCCCGCGAGCGGCCCCGCCCTGACCCTCACCGCACCCGCCGCCGGCGCCACCGGCACCGCCACCATCGCCGCCACCGTCCCAGGCGGCGGCTTCGACCGCGTCACCTTCGCCGCCGCCGTCGGCACCGGCAAGTGGCAGACCCTGGGCACCGCCGACCACGCGCCCTACCAGGTCACCCAGAACCTCGCGGGCATCGCCCCGGGCACCACGGTGCGCTACAAGGCCGTGGTCCAGGACAGCGCCGGACGCCTGGCCGACGCCACCGGCACCACCACCGTCGGCACCCCGGCGCCGGTACTCAAGCCCACCGCGTCCAGCCGCAGTTACGCGGTCGTCCACTACCACCGCGCGGATGGGAACTACGCCGGTTGGAACCTCTACGCCTGGGGCGACCTCGCCGACGGCGAAGGCACCAGCTGGCCGGCCGGCCACCCCTTCGTCGGCCGTGACGCCTTCGGTGCCTTCGCCTACGTGAAGGTGAAGCCCGGCGCGTCCAACGTCGGTTTCATCGTGGAGAACAACGGCACCAAGGACGGCGCCGCCGACCGCTCGATCGACCTGTCGACCACCGGCGAGGTCTGGGTCAACTCCGGCGACCAGACCACCTACACCAGCAACCCCGGCGCCGCCACACCGCAGCCCCCGGCGAACACCGCGATCCTGCACTACCACCGCGCCGACGGGAACTACAGCGGCTGGGGCCTGCACGACTGGACCGGCGCGGCCAGTCCGACCAGCTGGCCCAGCCCGCTGCAGCCCTCCGGCACCGACGCGTTCGGTGACGTCTTCACCGTGCCGCTGGCGCCCGGAGCCACCGTCCTCGACTACATCCTGCACAACGGCGACACCAAGGACCTGCCGGACAACCAGGAGCTGAACTTCGCCGTCAACGGCCGCCAGGTCTGGATCACCAGTGGCAGCCCCGGCTACGTCCTGCCGCAGTCCACCGCCTCCGCCGCCGACCTCAACCTCTCCCAGTCCAAGGCCCAGTGGATCGACGCGACCACCCTCGCCGTCCCGGCCGACTGGGGCTTCGGAGCGAACCTCGCCGCCGGCGGATCCGCCGAACTCGTCTACTCGCCCACCGGGGCGCTGGCCGTCAAGGACGGCGACCTGAGCGACCCGGGCTACTGGCTGCGCCTGCTGCCCCAGACCAGCGGCCTGACGACGGCTCAACTCGCCGCCCACCCCGAGCTCAAGGGCTACACCGCGTTCACCGTCGACCCCCGGGACACCGGCCGGGTGGACACCGCGCTGCGCGGCCAGCTGATCATGACCGAGCGCGAGGCGAACGGCGCGCTGCTCGCCGCGACCGGCGTGCAGACCCCCGGCGTGCTGGACGCCGTCTACGCCTCCAACGCCACCCACGCCCAGCTCGGTCCCCAGGTCGGCGGGACCCCCAGCGGGAGCACGGTCAAGCTCTCCCTCTGGGCCCCGACCGCCCAGAGCGTCAGCCTGGAGCTCTACGACAGCCCCACCGCCCCCACCCCGCACCTGGTCGCCATGCACCGCGACGACCGGTCGGGCATCTGGACGGCGGACGGGAACGGCTCCTGGAAGGGCAAGTACTACCTCTACCGGGTCACGGTCTGGGCCCCTTCCGTGCAGCAGGTCGTCACCAACCACGTCACCGACCCCTACTCGCTGGCCCTGTCCACCGACTCCAAGCGCAGCGAGATCGTCGACCTCGACGACCCCGCCACCGCACCCACCGGCTGGCACGCCGAGACCTCGCCCAAGGCGGTCGCCGCCACCCAGCAGGAGATCCAGGAACTCCACGTCCGCGACTTCTCGGTCGCCGACACCACCGTGCCGACCGCCGACCGGGGCACCTACCTGGCCTTCACCGACCTCGACTCGGACGGCATGAAGCACCTGGCCGCGCTCGCCAAGTCCGGCGTCACCACCGTCCATCTGCTGCCCAGCTTCGACTTCTCCTCCGTCCCCGAGGCGAAGTCCGAGCAGTCCAACCCGCCCTGCGACCTGGCCTCCTTCCCCTCCGACTCGTCCCAGCAGCAGGCCTGCATCGCCAAGACGGCCGCCACCGACGCCTACAACTGGGGCTACGACCCCTACCACTACACCGTCCCGGAGGGCTCCTACTCGACCGACCCCGACGGCACCACCCGCACCCTGCAGTTCCGCCAGATGGTGGCCGCGCTGCACAAGGTGGGCCTGCGGGTGGTGATGGACGTGGTCTACAACCACACCGCCGCCTCAGGGCAGGACCCGCGATCGGTCCTGGACCAGATCGTCCCCGGCTACTACCAGCGGCTCTCCGCCACCGGCGCGGTCACCACCGACAGCTGCTGCGCCGACACCGCGCCCGAGCACACCATGATGAACAAGCTCGTGGTGGACTCCACCCGCACCTGGGCCACCCAGTACCACGTGGACGGCTTCCGCTTCGACCTGATGGGTCTCGACCCCAAGCAGACCATGCTCGACGTGCAGTCCTCGCTCAAGCAGACCGGACGGGACGAGTTCCTCTACGGTGAGGGCTGGAACTTCGGCGTCGTGGCGAACAACGCCCGCTTCGTCCAGGCCACCCAGGCCAACATGGCGGGCACCGGGATCGCCACCTTCAACGACCGCCAGCGCGACGCGGTGCGCGGCGGCGGCCCGTTCGACTCCGACCCGCGCATCCAGGGCTTCGCCTCGGGTCTGTACACCGATCCCAACGGTGCCGCCGTCAACGGCAGCGCGGACCAGCAGAAGGCCACCCTGCTGCACGAGATGGACCAGCTCAAGGTCGGCCTGACCGGGAACCTCGCCGCCTACTCCTTCACGGACAGCGCCGGAAAGACCGTCACCGGCTCGGAAGTCGACTACAATGGCTCGCCGACCGGCTACACCGCGAGCCCGGGTGAGGCGATCACCTACGTGGACGCGCACGACAACCTCACCCTCTACGACGCGCTCGCCTACAAGCTGCCCAGCACCGCCTCGACGGCCGACCGGGCCCGGATGCAGTCCCTGGCACTGGCCACCACCGCGCTCTCCCAGGGCCCCGGCTTCGCGGTGGCCGGCAGCGACCTGCTGCGCTCCAAGTCGCTGGACGCCAACTCCTATGACAGCGGGGACTGGTTCAACGCGATCCAGTGGAACTGCGCACAGGGCAACGGCTTCGGCCGCGGTCTGCCGCCGGCGGCGTCCAACCAGGCGTTCTGGCCGTTCGCCCAGCCGCTGCTCGCCAACCCCGCGATGGTCCCCGGCTGTTCGGCCGAACAGGCGGCCTCGGCCCAGTACCAGGATTTCCTGCGGATCAAGCAGTCCACCCCGCTCTTCTCGCTGCCCACGGCGGCCGCCGTGCAGCAGCGGTTGAGCTACCCGCTCTCCGGCACCCCGGGCGAGATCCCGGGCGTG
It includes:
- the pulA gene encoding pullulanase-type alpha-1,6-glucosidase, translated to MARRARFRSLIASVALLAPALVAAAPATAPAATPAAAPSDASLAATPDRHDLTREQYYFVLPDRFANGDPSNDTGGITGSRMDNGLDPTDKGFYHGGDLKGLLGKLDYIKKLGTTAIWMAPIFKNKPVQGTGADASAGYHGYWITDFTQVDPHFGTNAELKELIDKAHAMGMKVFFDVITNHTADVIDYAQKTYDYRSTGAYPTLDATGRPVATTAIANANAANGTSNYPKLTTGSFPYTPVFDSPADATAKSPSWLNDPTLYHNRGNSTFTGESGTEGDFGGLDDLDTQDPRVVQGFEKVYEDWVKNTGVDGFRIDTVKNVNMAFWQQWAPALKKYAADHGNKRFFMFGEVYDSDTSTTSSYVTQGKLQATLDFPFQSAAQSYVANGGSAQALSSLYADDYKYTSADTNAYELPTFLGNHDMGRIGYFLQSANPNDSNAQLLQKDQLAQQLQFLTRGQPVVYYGDEQGFTGTGGDKSARQDMFASKVGEYNTDTVIGGTSGSADRYGTDAPLYTTISALAQLRKANPALTDGAQIERYAANGPGVYAFSRIDEKQQVEYLVAVNNATTAQSVSVPTYSAQMAFSPIYGGGANSLTTGADSKLAITVPAQSAVVYKAAAKLAKPASGPALTLTAPAAGATGTATIAATVPGGGFDRVTFAAAVGTGKWQTLGTADHAPYQVTQNLAGIAPGTTVRYKAVVQDSAGRLADATGTTTVGTPAPVLKPTASSRSYAVVHYHRADGNYAGWNLYAWGDLADGEGTSWPAGHPFVGRDAFGAFAYVKVKPGASNVGFIVENNGTKDGAADRSIDLSTTGEVWVNSGDQTTYTSNPGAATPQPPANTAILHYHRADGNYSGWGLHDWTGAASPTSWPSPLQPSGTDAFGDVFTVPLAPGATVLDYILHNGDTKDLPDNQELNFAVNGRQVWITSGSPGYVLPQSTASAADLNLSQSKAQWIDATTLAVPADWGFGANLAAGGSAELVYSPTGALAVKDGDLSDPGYWLRLLPQTSGLTTAQLAAHPELKGYTAFTVDPRDTGRVDTALRGQLIMTEREANGALLAATGVQTPGVLDAVYASNATHAQLGPQVGGTPSGSTVKLSLWAPTAQSVSLELYDSPTAPTPHLVAMHRDDRSGIWTADGNGSWKGKYYLYRVTVWAPSVQQVVTNHVTDPYSLALSTDSKRSEIVDLDDPATAPTGWHAETSPKAVAATQQEIQELHVRDFSVADTTVPTADRGTYLAFTDLDSDGMKHLAALAKSGVTTVHLLPSFDFSSVPEAKSEQSNPPCDLASFPSDSSQQQACIAKTAATDAYNWGYDPYHYTVPEGSYSTDPDGTTRTLQFRQMVAALHKVGLRVVMDVVYNHTAASGQDPRSVLDQIVPGYYQRLSATGAVTTDSCCADTAPEHTMMNKLVVDSTRTWATQYHVDGFRFDLMGLDPKQTMLDVQSSLKQTGRDEFLYGEGWNFGVVANNARFVQATQANMAGTGIATFNDRQRDAVRGGGPFDSDPRIQGFASGLYTDPNGAAVNGSADQQKATLLHEMDQLKVGLTGNLAAYSFTDSAGKTVTGSEVDYNGSPTGYTASPGEAITYVDAHDNLTLYDALAYKLPSTASTADRARMQSLALATTALSQGPGFAVAGSDLLRSKSLDANSYDSGDWFNAIQWNCAQGNGFGRGLPPAASNQAFWPFAQPLLANPAMVPGCSAEQAASAQYQDFLRIKQSTPLFSLPTAAAVQQRLSYPLSGTPGEIPGVVTLHLDGAGLHTYGSVTVVFNATPTTQHQTVAALAGTTQRLHPAQADGADPVVKTAAFDPATGTFTVPARSVAVFVQ